The following proteins are encoded in a genomic region of Paenibacillus sp. FSL R7-0273:
- a CDS encoding adenosylcobinamide amidohydrolase, with the protein MTEVKTPFELAGGARTYRSGVWPGLVLEWKEEHLLLEFPAEADSISSAVYGGGMGRLKRAVNQYVSRDYECSNPVRDMENKLAEWGYPQEGCAGLMTAVPLEHAAVAEEDTGSAGIFCCVTAAAGNAARAGVERSVLKAYRPGTINIMLGIDGLLTPSAMVNAVITATEAKTAALADLGITDSENGLTATGTTTDAIVLAVSGSRRYGAEHVYAGTATDLGGAIGRLVYAAVTGSLRSVRAVQEQARKNGE; encoded by the coding sequence ATGACAGAAGTGAAGACTCCCTTTGAGCTTGCCGGCGGGGCGCGGACGTACCGTTCCGGCGTCTGGCCCGGGCTGGTGCTGGAGTGGAAAGAGGAGCACCTGCTGCTGGAGTTTCCGGCTGAGGCGGATAGTATTTCGAGTGCAGTGTACGGTGGAGGAATGGGACGGCTAAAGCGGGCTGTGAACCAGTATGTGAGCCGTGACTATGAGTGTAGTAACCCAGTACGCGATATGGAGAATAAGCTGGCAGAGTGGGGTTACCCGCAGGAGGGCTGTGCGGGTCTGATGACGGCAGTGCCGCTGGAGCATGCAGCGGTTGCCGAGGAGGATACCGGCTCGGCGGGAATCTTTTGCTGCGTGACTGCGGCTGCGGGCAATGCCGCCCGCGCCGGGGTGGAGCGCAGTGTGCTGAAGGCTTACCGCCCGGGCACGATCAATATTATGCTGGGCATAGACGGTCTGCTGACTCCCTCGGCGATGGTGAACGCCGTGATTACAGCAACCGAAGCCAAGACCGCTGCCCTGGCCGACCTCGGCATTACCGACTCCGAGAACGGGCTTACCGCTACAGGGACTACCACGGATGCCATCGTGCTGGCTGTCAGCGGAAGCCGCCGCTACGGGGCGGAGCATGTGTACGCCGGTACAGCGACCGATCTCGGCGGAGCGATTGGCAGGCTGGTGTATGCAGCGGTAACGGGCAGCCTCCGCTCGGTGCGTGCTGTGCAGGAGCAGGCAAGGAAGAATGGCGAATGA
- the cbiB gene encoding adenosylcobinamide-phosphate synthase CbiB produces MTAAILLLAAYVLDRLIGDPRSLPHPVILMGKAITMLERAIRRFSSRPRSLKRAGVLQPLLVAGGSWLLTALLLWLLSQISPWLALAAEAWLISTTIASKGLKDAGMAVYAELRKGDLPAARQALGMIVGRDTAQLDSPEIVRGTVETVAENIVDAIISPLFYALLGGAPLAMAYRAVNTLDSMVGYKNDKYLNLGWASARLDDAANYIPARITALLLTLCAWLLRLDWRRCWQTVRRDARLHPSPNSGYPESAVAGALGIRLGGVNVYHGVASFRAYMGEPLRALEPDDIIVTSRLMLLSSTLFVVLCAAAAFIWNGG; encoded by the coding sequence ATGACGGCCGCGATCCTGCTGCTCGCCGCCTATGTGCTTGACCGCCTCATAGGCGATCCGAGGAGCCTGCCCCATCCCGTTATACTCATGGGAAAAGCAATCACCATGCTGGAGCGGGCAATCCGCCGCTTCAGCAGCCGGCCGCGCAGCCTGAAGCGGGCCGGTGTCCTGCAGCCTCTGCTGGTAGCAGGCGGCAGCTGGCTCCTAACAGCGCTGCTGCTCTGGCTGCTGTCGCAGATCTCGCCTTGGCTGGCGCTGGCGGCTGAAGCCTGGCTGATCTCTACAACCATCGCCTCCAAGGGGCTCAAGGATGCAGGGATGGCGGTCTACGCAGAGCTGCGCAAGGGTGATCTTCCGGCAGCGAGACAGGCGCTTGGCATGATTGTCGGCCGGGATACGGCCCAGCTGGACAGTCCGGAAATTGTACGCGGTACGGTGGAGACGGTTGCCGAGAATATTGTGGACGCAATCATTTCCCCGCTGTTCTACGCGCTGCTTGGCGGTGCGCCGCTCGCTATGGCCTACCGCGCCGTGAACACACTGGATTCGATGGTCGGCTATAAGAACGACAAATACCTTAATCTCGGCTGGGCCTCTGCCCGGCTTGATGATGCAGCCAACTACATACCGGCGCGTATAACTGCGCTGCTGTTAACCCTCTGCGCCTGGTTGCTCCGGCTGGACTGGCGCAGATGCTGGCAGACTGTGCGGCGTGATGCCCGCCTGCATCCCAGCCCCAACAGCGGCTACCCCGAATCGGCAGTAGCCGGAGCATTGGGCATCCGCCTGGGCGGGGTGAATGTCTATCACGGTGTGGCTTCATTCCGTGCCTATATGGGCGAGCCCCTGCGCGCTCTGGAGCCGGACGATATTATTGTTACTTCCCGGCTGATGCTGCTTTCGTCCACTCTTTTTGTGGTCCTTTGTGCAGCGGCAGCTTTCATATGGAACGGGGGCTGA
- a CDS encoding histidine phosphatase family protein, translating to MNNLEQGESRGKHIVEMVLLRHGHTQWNKERRYLGSSDLPLLPEEREKLAARKELPELIGEFWRVYCSDLLRCRETLEAVAPSLADRAVYDSRLRETSFGEWEGCTYEQLCDNPLYRSWIDDPAAVTPPAGEAWTAFTARLEQFLATLLQEAGESETPAVHRPDPQRESGQPGSQAAVLQGQEPQKLRVLIVTHGGVIRRLLAETQPGLTFRTAAAPPPGTAVAVQLQHTPTRT from the coding sequence ATGAATAACTTGGAACAAGGGGAGTCTCGCGGCAAGCACATAGTAGAAATGGTACTGCTGCGCCATGGGCACACGCAGTGGAATAAGGAGCGCCGTTATCTGGGGAGCAGCGATCTGCCGCTGCTGCCCGAAGAACGGGAGAAGCTGGCTGCGCGCAAGGAACTGCCGGAGCTTATCGGGGAGTTCTGGCGGGTGTACTGCAGTGATCTGCTGCGCTGCAGGGAGACTTTGGAAGCAGTGGCGCCATCACTGGCAGACCGGGCTGTATACGATTCCCGGCTGCGGGAGACTTCCTTCGGGGAGTGGGAGGGCTGCACTTATGAGCAGCTCTGTGATAATCCGCTGTACAGAAGCTGGATTGATGATCCGGCGGCGGTTACACCACCTGCGGGAGAAGCCTGGACTGCTTTTACAGCCCGGCTGGAGCAGTTCCTGGCAACGTTGCTGCAGGAAGCAGGAGAATCAGAAACGCCAGCCGTACACCGCCCTGATCCCCAAAGGGAAAGCGGGCAGCCAGGCAGTCAGGCAGCCGTCCTCCAAGGTCAAGAACCCCAAAAGCTGCGTGTCCTCATCGTCACCCACGGCGGCGTGATCCGCCGCTTGCTGGCAGAGACACAGCCGGGGCTCACGTTCCGCACTGCAGCAGCACCGCCTCCGGGAACGGCGGTAGCCGTTCAGCTGCAGCATACGCCAACCCGCACTTAG
- a CDS encoding sialate O-acetylesterase, giving the protein MRLFLLIGQSNMAGRGPLEGPDINAEPEKNIYKLDDNGVWMKAKEPLHNDKPALVGVGPGLTFARIVLGTFNGETAGLIPCAVGGTKIERWVPGGDLYERAVTRARLAMESGQLSGILWAQGESDSELEADASAYQDRLFNLITSLREELNAQDVPFISAKLGGFIRPEEYPYTDQINGALESAAAVYDRFFLAESAGLTHKGDYLHYDAASAKELGRRMAEGWLTFQ; this is encoded by the coding sequence ATGCGCTTATTCTTGTTAATCGGACAATCCAATATGGCAGGCAGAGGACCACTCGAAGGACCGGACATAAACGCGGAGCCTGAGAAAAATATCTATAAGCTGGACGATAACGGAGTTTGGATGAAAGCAAAAGAGCCGCTACATAATGACAAGCCTGCGCTGGTGGGTGTAGGACCGGGACTGACTTTTGCCAGGATCGTTCTGGGTACATTTAACGGAGAAACGGCAGGGCTGATTCCCTGCGCGGTGGGCGGAACGAAGATTGAACGCTGGGTCCCCGGCGGGGATCTGTATGAGCGGGCTGTTACACGGGCACGTCTGGCCATGGAGAGCGGTCAGCTCAGCGGCATTCTGTGGGCTCAGGGGGAGAGCGATTCCGAGCTGGAGGCTGATGCCTCAGCTTACCAAGACCGGTTATTCAACCTAATCACCAGCCTGCGGGAGGAGCTGAATGCACAGGACGTTCCTTTTATCTCGGCAAAATTGGGCGGATTCATCCGGCCGGAAGAATACCCGTATACGGATCAGATTAACGGGGCGCTGGAGTCAGCAGCGGCGGTTTATGACAGGTTCTTTCTGGCGGAGTCGGCCGGACTTACCCATAAAGGCGACTATCTGCATTATGACGCTGCTTCGGCAAAAGAGCTCGGCCGGCGCATGGCTGAAGGTTGGCTAACTTTCCAGTAA